In the Thermotoga sp. KOL6 genome, AAAGGGTGATGAAAGTGCGCCTTCTTGTGAGGTTGAAATTCAAAAGTGGTTTCAGGGTGGGAAGGGGGGATGAGACTGATTCCACCCTTTCCACCATTCATTCTGATACAATCTACGGGGCCATCGTTTACCATGCTTTCAAATGGTCTGATGAAGCAGAACTGTTCGCAAAGAATTTGAAAGTTTCATCTCTTCTTTTCGAGAAAGATGGTCGCCTTCTTGTTCCAAAACCTTTGATTTTCAACACCTACACGTACGAAGGGACCGATTTGAATCCTAAGGAACTAAAAAACGTCGGATATGCTTTCTTGGACAAGTTGAACGATTGTAACAGTTTTGAAAAGGCAATGGAGGCGATCTGTCGAGAATCGCCTATAAAGATTTCAAAGATACCGAGAAACACCTTGGACAGAATCACCAATTCTTCAAACCTCTATTTTATTGAAGTTGCTTTTGTGAAGAAAGAATTCACACCAGTTATCTTGGCAGAATTTCCGGATCAGTATGAAGACCTTTTCAAAACCGCCGTTAAATCGTCGGGAGACAGTGGAATAGGTGCTGATTCAACGTACGGATACGGACTCTTCGAAGCGGATTTTGAAGAGTATCCTGAGCTCCCCAAGAAGGGACAGTACAGTCTTTCTTTGTCGTTGTTTGTACCAACACTGGAAGAAAGAGAAAAACTGAACGATGGATTCTACAAAGTGATAAAAAGAAGAGGTGTGAAAAAAGACAGGATGGAAGTGAAAAGGGAGATTTTCTACGTTCAAGAAGGCTCCGTTTTCCCTTTCGAACCAAAGGGTCGTGGGGTGTTGAAGATAGAGGACTATTTCGTTCAAACTTCTCCAATTTGTGTTGCATTCGGTGGTGATATGTCATGAAGATTGTTCTTAAGAATGTCACTCCTCTTCATATAGGAACTGGAGATAAGTACCCTCTTTGTCAACTTCTCGTTTTAAGCGAAAGGAACGGAAAAAGAAAAATCGCTGTGAGGTTGAAAACACAAACTCTTTCTAAAGTTTTCAGTAAACATCCTGACCTTTTCGAAAAAATTTTTCAACCACTTAATCTAACAAAAAAAGAAATAGCGGAGATCCAGGACGGTTTTCTCTACGAAGTTAGTATTTATTCCAAAAAAAGAACAGGGAGAATATTAGAGATTATTCACCATCCTGATGGAAGTGTGTACATACCAGGAAGTTCCCTGAAGGGAGCTATCAGGCTTGCTTTGACGTGGTATGTGTTGAAGAATCATCCGGAATACCTTGAGAAGTTCAAAAAGATAGTTGAGGACGATATAGCAGAGAATAGGAAAAAGAAAAAGAAATCCGAGAGGAAAAAATTCATTAAAACTAGAGAATTCTTAAACAGCATCTTCAGGATTAATAACGACATGCACAGTGATTATTTCCGATTTTTGAGAATTTCCGATTCTAGCAGAGTGTATACTCGCGTTGTTGTTCACGATGTTGGAGTCTTCTATGTTGAACGAACCAACAAGAATCCATTGTTATTCCCCGCTGAATTTGTTCCGTTGAACAGGACTTTCGAGTTTGACGTGAAATTCGCAAAGGAAGAGTACGAAAACTTCGCTGGAAGATATCGTGTAAATCTACCCGACAACGTTGAGGATATTCTAAAGATCGTGAATGATTTCTACACGGAAGTATTTAACTTTGAAAGGGAGCGATTCAGAAAAGCCAAGGAAAATTTCAAAGGAATAGACATTTCAAAGATAGAAGAAAGATTCGGAGAAATAGAAGAGCACAAGGAGAAAAATATCCTTGTACACATAGGTTATGGTGGAGGCCTCATGGCGAATTCTTTGTTCATCTTACTCGACGAAGAAACCCGAAAGAGAGTGAGAAACTTGATAAAAGAACATGGGGATAGCGAAGCACCATTGACAAGAAGATACCTAGTTCAAAAGGTAGAAAACAATGAATACAAATTGATATCTCCCATAGGCTGGTGTGTATTATGTTTGGAAGATTCCCCATCTACGTAGAAGAAGAGTTGAGTTCTGAGGAAGAAAAATGGGGATTTGTACTTTCAAAAGTCAGGTCCATCGATTCGGGTGTAGCTTCTTTTCTAGAGGAGGCACCAGACGGCACACTCCGAATAATAGGACCTTTCAAGGCGAGGAAAGGATACGCACTTGTTCTTTCCTCGCCTTTTCCTCCTATTTTTCGTTTCCTTGTCCTCAATATCCCAACGGTGTTGAAAGCCGTTGTGAAACCTGGAAAGGCATACGTTGAGATTCTCGAGAAAAAAGATCTTTTCGAAAAACCTGGATTATTCATTTTGAAGGTAAAAAGATCTGGAGTTTTTTCAATTAATCAATTGAAGAGAGACATGAGAATATTCTTAGGTGAAACAATCGATCCGCTCTTTATTCCGATTTCTATGAAGACCTCGAAAGGTGGTCTCCTTGTAACTCTGAAGACCTTGAATCCTGAAACGACAGCACTTGTTAAATTTTCAAGATTCGTCGGTGTAGGAGAAAATCGAAAGTTTGGTTGCGGAGATGTAGAAATTTACAAATTAATAGAATGATTGATCCCGCAGTTGCAAGCATTCTTTTCGAGGATTCTTTTCGTGGTTAGAGGAATTCCAAGGTACACAATGTTATCAAGAATCGGCTTGTTTTTCTTTATTTCTAAAAGGT is a window encoding:
- the csm4 gene encoding type III-A CRISPR-associated RAMP protein Csm4 encodes the protein MKVRLLVRLKFKSGFRVGRGDETDSTLSTIHSDTIYGAIVYHAFKWSDEAELFAKNLKVSSLLFEKDGRLLVPKPLIFNTYTYEGTDLNPKELKNVGYAFLDKLNDCNSFEKAMEAICRESPIKISKIPRNTLDRITNSSNLYFIEVAFVKKEFTPVILAEFPDQYEDLFKTAVKSSGDSGIGADSTYGYGLFEADFEEYPELPKKGQYSLSLSLFVPTLEEREKLNDGFYKVIKRRGVKKDRMEVKREIFYVQEGSVFPFEPKGRGVLKIEDYFVQTSPICVAFGGDMS
- the csm5 gene encoding type III-A CRISPR-associated RAMP protein Csm5; this encodes MKIVLKNVTPLHIGTGDKYPLCQLLVLSERNGKRKIAVRLKTQTLSKVFSKHPDLFEKIFQPLNLTKKEIAEIQDGFLYEVSIYSKKRTGRILEIIHHPDGSVYIPGSSLKGAIRLALTWYVLKNHPEYLEKFKKIVEDDIAENRKKKKKSERKKFIKTREFLNSIFRINNDMHSDYFRFLRISDSSRVYTRVVVHDVGVFYVERTNKNPLLFPAEFVPLNRTFEFDVKFAKEEYENFAGRYRVNLPDNVEDILKIVNDFYTEVFNFERERFRKAKENFKGIDISKIEERFGEIEEHKEKNILVHIGYGGGLMANSLFILLDEETRKRVRNLIKEHGDSEAPLTRRYLVQKVENNEYKLISPIGWCVLCLEDSPST